A genomic window from Punica granatum isolate Tunisia-2019 chromosome 2, ASM765513v2, whole genome shotgun sequence includes:
- the LOC116197619 gene encoding probable dolichyl pyrophosphate Man9GlcNAc2 alpha-1,3-glucosyltransferase, producing MEKKKKRKVEAADAMPKSSEANWQWLVHRGTRPVFLVVSLFGLLIRAAVSLHSYSGAGNPPKFGDFEAQRHWMEITLNLPPKDWYTNSTSNDLSYWGLDYPPLTAYQSYFHGLFLRFFDPDSVALFTSRGYETYLGKLLMRWTVLSSDALVFFPAVFYFLYVYYYGRKGRNTCDIAWHIAMLLINPAMILIDHGHFQYNCISLGFTVGAVAAIFSHKDLVASALFCLALNHKQMSAYYAPAFFAHLLGKCLRRRNPILEVYKLGLVVLGTFAIVWWPYLHSSDAILRVVSRLAPFERGIYEDYVANFWCASSILIKWKRLFMTQSLKLLSLIATVSTFLPSMIQQIRAPSGKGFLYSMLNTSLSFYLFSFQVHEKSILLPLLPASLLARDEPFLYKWLTHFALLSMFPLLHRDGLTLPYIVLYALFILFFNTMPGSKDLEVGKSSAAFRYLIGVALLCSFSLHIVYLTVTPPKKYPFLFEAMMMMLCFVQFVLLAIYSNWKQWRLSEDFTKSSKEKKLL from the exons atggagaagaagaagaagaggaaggtgGAGGCGGCCGATGCGATGCCCAAAAGCAGCGAGGCTAATTGGCAGTGGCTGGTTCACAGAGGAACCAGACCCGTGTTCTTGGTCGTGTCCCTTTTCGGGCTCTTGATCCGAGCGGCGGTGTCCCTCCACTCTTACTCGGGAGCAGGGAATCCTCCCAAATTCGGAGACTTTGAGGCTCAGAGGCATTGGATGGAGATTACCCTGAATCTGCCTCCTAAGGATTGGTACACCAACAGCACCAGCAACGACCTCAGCTACTGGGGTTTGGACTACCCTCCTCTCACTGCCTACCAGAGCTACTTCCATGGCCTGTTCCTTAGGTTCTTTGATCCGGACTCAGTTGCCCTCTTCACTTCCAGGGGATATGAGACTTATCTCGG GAAATTACTTATGAGGTGGACAGTTCTGAGTTCCGATGCCTTAGTGTTCTTTCCTGCAgtattttactttttgtacGTCTACTACTATGGTCGCAAGGGCAGAAATACCTGCGATATAGCATGGCACATCGCGATGCTTCTAATCAACCCGGCCATGATCCTGATCGACCATGGGCATTTTCAG TACAATTGTATTAGCCTAGGCTTCACCGTAGGAGCTGTTGCAGCCATCTTCTCTCATAAAGACCTTGTGGCTTCTGCTCTATTCTGTCTTGCTCTCAATCATAAGCAG ATGAGTGCATACTACGCCCCCGCATTTTTCGCCCATCTCTTGGGAAAATGCCTAAGACGTCGTAACCCTATTCTCGAGGTTTACAAACTCGGTCTCGTGGTCCTTGGAACATTTGCTATTGTCTGGTGGCCGTACCTTCATTCCTCAGATGCCATTTTAAGG GTTGTTTCTCGTCTCGCTCCCTTTGAGAGAGGAATATACGAAGATTATGTGGCCAACTTCTGGTGCGCCTCTTCCATTCTCATAAAGTGGAAGCGGTTATTCATGACTCAGTCTCTGAAGCTTCTAAGCCTCATAGCAACTGTCTCGACTTTCCTGCCTTCCATGATTCAGCAAATTCGGGCTCCGAGTGGCAAGGGATTTCTGTACTCGATGCTCAacacttctctctctttctactTGTTCTCCTTCCAAG TGCACGAGAAGTCGATTTTGTTGCCGCTACTGCCAGCAAGTTTACTGGCCAGAGACGAACCTTTTCTCTACAAGTGGCTTACTCATTTTGCTCTACTCTCTAtgtttcctcttcttcatcgtgACGGACTTACGCTACCATATATTGTTCTCTATGCTCTCTTCATCCTTTTCTTCAACACAATGCCGGGAAGCAAGGATTTGGAAGTTGGGAAATCTTCTGCTGCGTTCCGATATTTGATAGGAGTTGCTCTTCTATGCTCGTTTTCTCTGCATATTGTTTATCTGACTGTGACCCCTCCTAAGAAGTACCCTTTTCTGTTCGAagcaatgatgatgatgttatGCTTTGTTCAGTTCGTGTTGCTCGCAATATACAGCAATTGGAAACAATGGAGGCTGTCTGAAGATTTTACGAAGTCCAGTAAAGAGAAGAAGCTCCTTTGA